One Alteromonas sp. KC3 DNA segment encodes these proteins:
- a CDS encoding phasin-related domain-containing protein, whose amino-acid sequence MTTTDTIKGKINEAEEMARKIWLAGLGAYGKSVEEAQGRYEKLSEEASKMFDELVSKGETLEDDARSKFKSTTNDVENRVADVRKKLGLDSEPADQRIEELSAKIDALTEAVAKLAASK is encoded by the coding sequence ATGACTACTACAGATACAATTAAAGGCAAAATCAACGAAGCTGAAGAAATGGCTCGTAAAATTTGGTTAGCGGGTCTTGGCGCTTATGGAAAAAGCGTAGAAGAGGCACAAGGTCGTTACGAAAAGCTTAGCGAAGAAGCGAGCAAAATGTTCGACGAACTTGTAAGCAAAGGTGAAACACTAGAAGACGATGCGCGCAGCAAGTTCAAGTCTACTACTAATGATGTTGAAAACCGTGTTGCTGACGTTCGTAAAAAGCTAGGTTTAGACTCAGAGCCAGCTGACCAGCGTATCGAAGAGCTATCTGCAAAAATTGATGCACTAACTGAAGCGGTAGCTAAATTAGCTGCAAGCAAGTAA
- a CDS encoding S9 family peptidase: protein MKYVWIALAAGGLLSGCSADSEVAKTPMEKPQSTASSVVLNTQAQAPVAKKVPYEMTAHGVTRTDNYYWMRDDSRTDEAILGHLEKENDYVETVLAPLKETREKLYEELIARIEKDDSTVPAFSNGYWYYTSFSGENEYPIYLRKPSLDAQPEVLLNANVMSEGHEYFSIGDYEVSTNNNLIAYSVDTLSRRIYTINIKNLKTGEMLADELEGTSGQVVWANDNQHLFYVKKDPQTLLGYQVYRHKLGSQQSEDVLMYEETDPTFYTFIGKSKDHEDIYIYHSNTDKKGVTLIDANEPTSGTNVFLPLQDGQEYSVEKLGNAYFVLTNIDAKNFKVMKAPADATDDVSKWEEVVPHRPDVFVQDIEVMNNHLVVKEKENGMLRLVVHNLTTGEQKVLPTQDPIYGAFFTGNTQIDTNKLRLYYSSLTTPASIIDVNLDTFETEVMKQTKVSETFSSADYASERVMIEARDGTEVPVSLVYRKSQFKKDGTNPLYQYAYGSYGATIDPTFRSSWISLLDRGFVVAIAHIRGGQMMGREWYEDGKMDNKVNTFTDFIDVTKGLVAKNYADESRVFAMGGSAGGLLMGAIVNMAPELYRGVSAHVPFVDVVTTMSDASIPLTTGEYTEWGNPANKAEFEYMLSYSPYDQVEAKAYPNMLVTTGLHDSQVQYFEPMKWVAKLREMKTDDNLLLFKTDMEAGHGGASGRFKRFESTALEYAFVLHLAGVSL from the coding sequence ATGAAATATGTATGGATTGCACTAGCTGCAGGTGGCCTATTATCGGGTTGCAGTGCCGATAGCGAGGTAGCAAAAACGCCGATGGAAAAACCACAAAGTACGGCATCTAGCGTGGTATTAAATACGCAAGCGCAAGCGCCGGTCGCCAAAAAAGTGCCTTACGAGATGACAGCGCACGGCGTCACACGAACCGATAACTACTATTGGATGCGCGACGATTCGCGCACCGATGAAGCCATCCTAGGTCATCTAGAAAAAGAGAATGACTATGTTGAAACGGTATTAGCGCCGCTTAAAGAAACCCGTGAAAAGCTGTATGAAGAATTAATAGCGCGTATTGAAAAAGATGACTCTACTGTTCCGGCTTTTTCAAATGGCTATTGGTATTACACGAGCTTCTCAGGCGAGAACGAATACCCAATTTATTTGCGTAAACCGTCGTTAGACGCTCAGCCTGAAGTGTTGCTAAACGCGAATGTTATGTCTGAAGGGCATGAATATTTCAGCATTGGTGACTATGAAGTTAGTACGAATAACAATCTTATTGCTTACTCGGTAGATACCTTGAGTCGTCGCATTTACACCATCAACATCAAGAACCTAAAAACAGGTGAAATGCTTGCTGATGAGCTAGAAGGTACGTCGGGACAAGTGGTGTGGGCGAATGACAATCAACACCTTTTTTATGTGAAAAAAGATCCACAAACGCTTCTGGGCTATCAAGTTTATCGCCACAAGCTGGGTTCACAGCAAAGTGAAGACGTGTTGATGTATGAAGAAACTGACCCTACGTTTTACACCTTTATCGGGAAAAGTAAGGATCATGAAGACATCTACATTTACCACAGCAACACTGATAAGAAAGGCGTAACACTGATTGACGCAAACGAACCTACAAGCGGTACAAATGTCTTTCTACCGCTTCAAGACGGTCAAGAATACAGTGTTGAAAAGTTAGGTAATGCTTACTTCGTCTTAACGAATATTGATGCAAAGAACTTTAAGGTAATGAAAGCTCCAGCTGACGCTACCGATGATGTTTCAAAATGGGAAGAGGTGGTTCCGCACCGCCCAGATGTATTTGTTCAAGACATTGAAGTGATGAACAACCATTTGGTTGTAAAAGAAAAAGAGAACGGCATGTTGCGTCTTGTGGTTCATAACTTAACTACGGGCGAGCAAAAAGTTTTACCTACACAAGATCCCATTTACGGCGCATTTTTTACAGGTAACACACAGATAGATACCAACAAGCTGCGTCTTTACTACAGTTCTTTGACCACGCCAGCGTCTATCATTGACGTAAACCTTGATACCTTCGAAACTGAAGTTATGAAGCAAACGAAAGTATCTGAGACATTTTCATCTGCTGATTATGCGTCTGAGCGCGTTATGATTGAAGCGCGCGATGGTACTGAAGTCCCTGTTTCGTTGGTATACCGCAAAAGCCAGTTTAAGAAAGACGGTACGAATCCACTTTATCAATATGCCTATGGCTCTTACGGCGCAACTATTGACCCCACTTTCAGAAGTAGCTGGATTTCGTTGTTAGACAGAGGATTCGTTGTGGCTATCGCACACATTCGCGGCGGTCAGATGATGGGTAGAGAGTGGTATGAAGACGGTAAAATGGATAACAAAGTGAATACTTTCACCGACTTCATTGATGTAACCAAAGGCCTAGTTGCAAAAAATTATGCTGACGAGTCACGTGTTTTTGCTATGGGTGGAAGCGCTGGCGGTTTATTAATGGGGGCTATCGTCAATATGGCACCAGAGCTCTATAGAGGTGTAAGTGCACACGTCCCATTTGTTGATGTGGTCACTACTATGAGTGACGCCTCTATTCCTCTAACTACTGGTGAGTATACCGAATGGGGAAATCCAGCCAATAAAGCTGAATTTGAATACATGTTGTCATACTCACCTTACGACCAAGTAGAGGCGAAAGCATACCCCAACATGCTTGTTACAACAGGTCTACATGACTCACAAGTACAGTACTTTGAGCCAATGAAGTGGGTGGCGAAGCTAAGAGAAATGAAAACAGATGACAACCTCCTGCTTTTCAAAACTGACATGGAGGCTGGTCACGGAGGCGCTTCGGGTCGCTTTAAGCGCTTTGAGTCTACCGCTTTAGAGTACGCATTTGTACTGCATTTAGCAGGAGTTTCACTGTAG
- the fadR gene encoding fatty acid metabolism transcriptional regulator FadR gives MIYKAQSPAGFAEEYIVESIWSGRFPPGTILPAERELSELIGVTRTTLREVLQRLARDGWLTIQHGKPTKVNNFWETCGLNILETLARLDQEGIPELVDNLLAARTNLSAVFIRGAIRNNPQESAEIIARYKNVEQEGLAFAQFDYQMSHDLALASNNNVFVLMMNGFRGLYSRIGGFFFSYQQARDVANKYYADLLEVAEKGEYDRVPVVVRKYGIESGKVWQEIRDEMPKDLVD, from the coding sequence ATGATTTATAAGGCTCAGAGTCCAGCTGGATTCGCCGAAGAATATATTGTTGAATCAATTTGGAGTGGACGTTTTCCACCAGGCACTATTCTGCCTGCAGAAAGAGAACTTTCTGAGCTTATCGGTGTGACAAGAACCACACTACGAGAAGTGCTTCAGCGTCTAGCGCGCGACGGTTGGTTAACAATTCAGCACGGTAAACCCACCAAAGTGAATAACTTTTGGGAAACGTGTGGTTTGAACATTCTTGAGACACTAGCTCGACTCGATCAAGAGGGTATTCCTGAGTTAGTTGATAATTTGTTAGCAGCGAGAACGAATCTTAGTGCCGTGTTTATCAGAGGTGCGATCCGTAACAACCCTCAAGAGTCAGCAGAGATTATTGCTCGATACAAAAACGTTGAGCAAGAAGGTTTAGCATTTGCTCAATTTGACTATCAAATGTCGCATGACCTTGCATTAGCTTCTAACAATAATGTGTTTGTATTGATGATGAATGGCTTTAGAGGTTTGTATTCGCGAATTGGTGGCTTTTTCTTCTCTTATCAACAAGCCCGTGACGTTGCAAATAAGTACTACGCAGACTTATTAGAAGTCGCTGAAAAAGGTGAGTACGACCGCGTGCCGGTTGTTGTGAGAAAATACGGTATTGAAAGTGGTAAGGTGTGGCAAGAAATTCGAGATGAAATGCCAAAAGACTTAGTAGACTAA
- the nhaB gene encoding sodium/proton antiporter NhaB: protein MQTSMIAAIYKNFLGHAPDWYKKTIIAFLIVNPVLFMVDPYIAGWTLVIQFIFTLAMALKCYPLQPGGLLLIEAMFIGMTSPGHMMHEIEVNLEVLLLLVFMVAGIYFMKDLLMYLFTKLVIKVQNKLVLSLSFIFASAFLSAFLDALTVVAVIISVGLGFYSIYHKVASGKEFHSDHDHTSDDELGSHDLEDFRAFLRNLMMHSAVGTALGGVMTMVGEPQNLIIADKAGWNFVEFFIRMAPVTIPVFVCGLLTTVVLEKTGLFSYGAKLPSAVRQILVDYNDHMDKGRSKRESAKLVVQALIGVWLIVGLATHMASVGLIGLSVIVLATSMSGVIEEHALGKAFEEALPFTALLCVFFGVVAVIIDQGLFQPVIHWVLSFEGETQMVMFYLANGVLSMVSDNVFVGSVYITEVTAALQSGQITRDQYDMLAVAINTGTNLPSVATPNGQAAFLFLLTSAIAPLLRLSYGKMVMMALPYTIVLTIVGLLATYLGLADATQWLYDMHLIEHHSVTDVGTGTVSH from the coding sequence ATGCAAACCTCAATGATCGCGGCGATCTATAAGAACTTCCTGGGACACGCGCCCGACTGGTATAAAAAAACGATTATTGCCTTTCTCATTGTAAACCCCGTCCTCTTTATGGTGGACCCTTACATTGCAGGCTGGACGCTTGTTATTCAGTTCATATTCACGCTGGCTATGGCACTTAAGTGTTACCCCTTACAGCCTGGAGGTTTGTTACTGATTGAAGCCATGTTCATCGGTATGACATCGCCGGGACATATGATGCACGAAATCGAAGTCAACCTTGAAGTACTGTTACTCCTAGTCTTCATGGTGGCTGGCATCTACTTCATGAAAGACCTGTTGATGTACCTTTTCACAAAGCTTGTGATCAAGGTGCAAAATAAACTGGTATTGTCGCTTTCATTTATTTTTGCCTCAGCGTTCCTATCAGCGTTTCTCGACGCATTAACGGTAGTTGCAGTAATCATCAGCGTGGGCTTGGGTTTTTACTCAATTTACCACAAGGTCGCATCGGGCAAAGAATTTCACTCTGACCATGACCACACCAGCGACGATGAGCTTGGTAGCCACGATTTGGAAGATTTTAGGGCGTTTCTGCGTAACCTAATGATGCACTCAGCTGTTGGTACAGCACTGGGCGGCGTAATGACAATGGTAGGTGAACCACAAAACCTGATTATCGCTGATAAAGCAGGCTGGAACTTTGTTGAGTTTTTCATCCGCATGGCCCCGGTAACTATCCCAGTGTTTGTTTGTGGCCTACTGACCACCGTAGTGCTTGAAAAAACCGGTCTATTCTCTTACGGCGCCAAGCTGCCTTCTGCAGTGCGTCAGATTCTTGTAGATTACAACGACCACATGGACAAAGGGCGCAGCAAGCGAGAATCCGCTAAGCTTGTTGTTCAGGCACTGATTGGCGTGTGGTTAATTGTTGGTCTAGCGACTCACATGGCATCAGTGGGCCTTATCGGCTTATCAGTTATCGTTCTTGCGACCTCAATGAGTGGTGTAATTGAAGAGCACGCCCTTGGCAAAGCATTTGAAGAGGCCCTACCGTTTACAGCGCTGTTGTGCGTATTCTTTGGCGTGGTTGCAGTTATTATCGACCAAGGATTGTTCCAACCAGTTATCCACTGGGTTCTGTCGTTCGAGGGCGAAACACAAATGGTAATGTTCTACCTCGCAAACGGTGTGCTCTCTATGGTGAGTGACAACGTGTTTGTAGGCTCAGTGTACATTACAGAAGTCACTGCTGCTCTACAGTCTGGGCAAATCACCCGTGACCAATATGATATGCTTGCCGTTGCCATTAACACGGGTACTAACTTACCAAGTGTAGCAACACCAAATGGACAAGCCGCATTCCTATTCCTGCTAACCTCGGCAATAGCGCCTTTGCTTCGTTTGTCTTACGGCAAGATGGTAATGATGGCATTACCCTACACTATTGTACTTACAATTGTAGGTTTGCTTGCCACTTACCTTGGTCTGGCAGATGCAACGCAATGGTTATACGACATGCACTTGATTGAACATCACAGTGTGACGGATGTTGGCACTGGTACGGTAAGCCACTAA
- the dsbB gene encoding disulfide bond formation protein DsbB: MRSLIHNISQWAEHKSSWLVLFATSLALEIAALYFQYGMGLKPCIMCIYQRTAMYGIVISALVVLIKNNGLTRMVGFAGWAVSSAWGFLIAKEHIGILNAANPFFATCEIVPNFPSWLQLHEWIPAVFAAEGDCLEDSWQFLSMGMAEWMQIIFAAYFVVFVVVFCSRLLDKKPF, encoded by the coding sequence ATGCGTTCACTTATTCACAATATTAGTCAGTGGGCAGAGCATAAGTCATCGTGGCTTGTGCTTTTCGCCACCTCGCTGGCCCTCGAAATAGCCGCGCTGTATTTTCAATATGGTATGGGGCTTAAGCCTTGTATTATGTGTATTTATCAGCGTACGGCAATGTATGGCATTGTTATATCTGCTCTTGTTGTTTTGATTAAAAACAATGGACTCACTCGTATGGTGGGCTTTGCAGGTTGGGCAGTGTCTAGTGCATGGGGCTTTTTAATTGCTAAAGAGCATATCGGTATTTTAAACGCAGCCAATCCATTTTTTGCTACCTGCGAAATTGTGCCGAACTTTCCGTCTTGGTTACAGCTTCACGAGTGGATACCTGCTGTATTTGCCGCTGAAGGCGACTGCCTAGAAGACAGTTGGCAATTTTTATCAATGGGCATGGCTGAGTGGATGCAAATTATCTTTGCGGCCTACTTTGTCGTTTTCGTTGTTGTTTTTTGCAGCCGCTTGTTGGATAAGAAACCCTTTTGA
- a CDS encoding GNAT family N-acetyltransferase → MIDLSILPSRLPPIHTEQGPVTIQRIAHKHCNALCEAGQHSIHHVKPWFGASTCPVTPALAKQCIENMEKARDTGYGLTYLLMHDEKCLGMGIINYINHTHLTANLGYWLRPDACGRGLATAICEALKKLAFSQMNLHRLECFVEPNNKASIRVAERIGGNKEGLCRKRVFGRDALLYAIVND, encoded by the coding sequence TTGATTGACCTGTCCATACTTCCTTCTAGGCTCCCGCCCATTCACACCGAGCAAGGGCCTGTCACTATCCAACGCATTGCACACAAACATTGCAATGCGTTGTGTGAAGCTGGTCAACACTCTATTCACCACGTCAAACCGTGGTTTGGTGCATCGACTTGTCCGGTAACTCCGGCGCTGGCAAAACAATGTATCGAGAATATGGAAAAGGCGCGGGACACAGGTTATGGCTTGACCTACCTTCTTATGCACGATGAAAAGTGTTTGGGGATGGGGATTATTAATTACATCAACCACACCCACCTAACTGCAAACCTTGGCTACTGGCTTAGGCCTGATGCGTGTGGTAGAGGTTTAGCAACCGCTATTTGCGAAGCCCTTAAGAAGCTCGCATTCTCTCAGATGAACTTACACCGTTTAGAATGCTTTGTTGAGCCTAATAACAAGGCTAGCATTCGAGTTGCCGAACGTATTGGCGGTAATAAAGAAGGGCTATGCCGTAAACGTGTATTCGGCAGAGATGCCCTACTCTACGCTATCGTCAACGACTAA
- a CDS encoding YcgN family cysteine cluster protein, which yields MTTAFWETKSLEEMTQSEWESLCDGCAKCCLHKFIDDESAEDYSPTDHINTNEQIHYTNIVCSYLNTKKCECTQYAKRTELVPDCVKLTKDNLKDIFFMPPSCAYRRLHEGRGLPSWHPLLNKGKKHAMHAAGMSVRNKTVFETDVDLNDFEDYIAVWPLEDLD from the coding sequence ATGACGACCGCTTTTTGGGAAACTAAATCATTAGAAGAAATGACTCAAAGCGAATGGGAGTCTTTGTGTGATGGTTGTGCAAAATGCTGCCTTCACAAGTTTATTGATGATGAAAGCGCAGAAGATTATTCGCCTACCGATCACATTAATACCAATGAACAAATTCATTACACGAACATTGTATGTTCATACCTGAATACCAAAAAGTGCGAGTGTACTCAATATGCTAAGCGTACAGAGCTTGTGCCAGACTGCGTAAAGCTAACAAAAGACAATCTGAAAGATATCTTCTTTATGCCCCCCAGTTGTGCTTACAGACGGTTACACGAGGGAAGAGGGTTACCCTCATGGCACCCACTTTTGAACAAAGGGAAAAAGCACGCTATGCATGCAGCGGGCATGTCGGTGCGCAACAAGACGGTATTTGAAACCGATGTCGACTTAAATGATTTTGAAGATTACATTGCAGTTTGGCCGCTTGAAGACTTGGATTAG
- a CDS encoding fumarylacetoacetate hydrolase family protein yields MTYQHIDNHGKPIALPVNKVVCIGRNYLDHINEMNSTISEAPLLFMKPKAAMCNIANDIAIPTTLGPCHNELEVSVLLKKGLKNATEQEAAEAIWGIGLGLDLTLREVQGALKNDGQPWERAKSFDNSAPLSQFIPIDAFGDLDDLKFTLTINNEVRQSGHTALMLHKIIPLIAHMSTIFTLDAGDVVLTGTPKGVGPLFEGDIVSISLHDYFTLETKVTGE; encoded by the coding sequence ATGACTTATCAACATATTGACAATCACGGTAAGCCTATTGCACTTCCAGTAAACAAGGTGGTGTGCATTGGTAGAAATTATCTCGACCACATCAATGAGATGAACTCGACAATTTCAGAAGCACCGTTGTTGTTTATGAAGCCAAAAGCGGCAATGTGTAATATTGCAAACGACATCGCTATTCCTACTACACTAGGTCCTTGTCATAACGAACTTGAAGTATCGGTGCTACTGAAAAAAGGACTGAAAAATGCCACTGAGCAAGAAGCTGCTGAAGCCATTTGGGGTATAGGCTTAGGCCTTGACTTAACGCTTCGCGAGGTACAAGGGGCACTTAAAAACGATGGTCAGCCTTGGGAGAGAGCAAAATCGTTTGACAATAGTGCTCCATTGTCTCAATTCATTCCAATTGATGCGTTTGGTGATTTGGACGACCTTAAGTTTACACTTACGATAAATAACGAAGTGCGTCAAAGCGGGCATACAGCATTAATGCTACACAAAATTATCCCGTTAATCGCTCATATGTCGACTATATTTACGTTAGATGCTGGTGATGTTGTACTCACTGGCACACCCAAAGGCGTTGGTCCACTGTTTGAAGGTGACATTGTGTCTATCTCATTACATGACTATTTTACACTAGAAACAAAGGTAACCGGGGAATGA
- a CDS encoding lytic murein transglycosylase — protein MLHYLITSLKRWQSALCAKQVHHYSGAGVCIFVTLLTTFSVSAYALDDSAETEAAFANYVSALKSEAATKGFDPAIVNAAFADIRFRPTVVKSDKNQPERKITLDSYLATRVPDWKVNQAVTLYRENKTLLDNIAKEYGVQARFIVALWGNESNFGKIQGNYSVLSALASLAFEGRREKLFKDNFFAALKILNEGHADVTAFKGSWAGAMGQTQFMPVSFLNYAVDYDGDGKKDIWQTKADVFASIANYLSSEGWNDQGTWGRQVKLTQPVKISGLSKANMKPLSFWRDQGVTRYDGRDLPNADVNASLIMPDGENGRVYLVYDNFHTLMKWNRSSYFGVSVGYLSERIKRGY, from the coding sequence ATGTTACATTATCTAATTACCAGTCTTAAACGCTGGCAAAGTGCATTGTGTGCAAAGCAAGTACATCATTATTCAGGTGCAGGGGTATGCATTTTTGTCACTCTGCTTACCACTTTCTCTGTCAGTGCCTATGCGCTAGACGATAGCGCGGAAACCGAGGCTGCGTTTGCCAATTATGTTTCGGCTTTAAAGAGTGAGGCTGCTACCAAAGGCTTTGACCCTGCTATTGTAAACGCCGCATTTGCAGACATTCGTTTTCGTCCAACTGTGGTGAAATCAGACAAGAATCAGCCTGAACGAAAAATTACCTTAGACAGTTATCTTGCTACCCGTGTGCCGGATTGGAAGGTTAATCAAGCTGTCACACTTTATCGTGAAAACAAAACACTGCTCGATAACATAGCTAAAGAGTATGGCGTACAAGCTCGCTTTATCGTGGCATTATGGGGTAATGAATCTAACTTCGGCAAAATTCAGGGCAACTACAGCGTGTTATCGGCCCTTGCGTCACTGGCATTTGAAGGTAGAAGAGAAAAGCTTTTCAAAGACAACTTCTTTGCAGCACTGAAAATACTTAATGAGGGCCATGCCGATGTGACTGCTTTTAAAGGGTCGTGGGCGGGCGCGATGGGGCAAACACAGTTTATGCCTGTCTCTTTTCTCAACTATGCTGTCGATTATGACGGCGACGGCAAAAAGGATATTTGGCAAACGAAAGCTGATGTATTTGCCTCTATTGCGAATTATCTTTCGTCAGAGGGCTGGAATGATCAAGGCACCTGGGGACGACAGGTCAAACTGACTCAACCGGTAAAAATATCAGGCCTGTCAAAAGCAAATATGAAACCCTTGTCATTTTGGCGCGACCAGGGAGTAACGCGATACGACGGTCGAGATTTACCCAATGCCGATGTCAATGCGTCACTCATTATGCCCGATGGTGAGAATGGCCGGGTGTACTTGGTCTACGACAACTTTCATACACTCATGAAGTGGAATCGTTCTTCTTACTTTGGTGTGTCAGTGGGCTATCTTTCTGAGCGTATAAAGCGAGGTTATTAA
- a CDS encoding YcgL domain-containing protein has translation MLCAVYKTRRKEGMYLYVPKKGDFSDVPEPLMARFGSPELVTILALEKRERLGLVDKQKLIDELNDKGFYLQMPPKEDNLLEQYRESLGLSKTPDKKF, from the coding sequence ATGCTATGTGCGGTATATAAAACCCGAAGAAAAGAAGGTATGTATTTATACGTACCTAAAAAAGGTGACTTTAGCGATGTGCCAGAGCCTTTGATGGCGCGCTTTGGTTCACCAGAATTGGTGACCATATTAGCGTTGGAAAAGCGCGAACGTTTGGGTCTTGTAGATAAACAGAAGTTGATCGATGAGCTCAATGACAAAGGTTTCTATTTACAAATGCCGCCCAAAGAAGACAACTTGTTAGAGCAGTATCGCGAGTCACTTGGCCTGTCTAAAACGCCTGACAAAAAGTTCTAA
- the rnd gene encoding ribonuclease D: protein MQYQLITTFEQLEKVCTTAQRQEAIALDTEFVRTRTLTPHLGLIQLYDGHQLVLIDPIAIENMQPFVALLENTDVVKVLHSCSEDLETFLTAFDTIPTPIFDTQFAASVLGKGPTLGYAKLVEMLCDVELDKGESRTDWLARPLREAQLSYAANDVLYLLPCYQQLASEIQAVGKADWVFEEIALLGAKKRAQMPEDFAYLQIKNSWRLNAEQLTVLQALAAWRLNTARKKDLALNFVFKEGHLFEAAQRLSDSKSALSRINGVNHQSVRRYGDTIVAIIEEARTKFAQTPEKFRLPVVLRLIDIPKYKKTLAELKSVSEQIADENGVSSDVIASKKQLNQLLKWYWFQVDETRVQGLKPDVLSTWRAPLFQPYVSKLLGDAP from the coding sequence GTTTGTAAGAACACGTACACTTACTCCCCACTTAGGACTCATTCAACTGTATGACGGCCATCAGTTGGTGTTAATCGACCCGATCGCTATTGAAAATATGCAGCCATTTGTTGCGCTGCTTGAAAATACTGATGTTGTTAAGGTATTGCATTCGTGTTCCGAAGACTTAGAAACGTTCTTAACTGCATTTGATACTATTCCAACCCCCATTTTTGACACGCAATTCGCCGCAAGCGTACTTGGAAAAGGGCCAACGCTGGGTTACGCAAAGCTCGTTGAAATGCTTTGTGACGTAGAGCTGGACAAAGGAGAGTCTCGAACAGACTGGTTAGCCCGTCCGCTGCGAGAAGCGCAACTAAGCTACGCAGCTAATGATGTACTGTATCTACTGCCGTGTTATCAGCAGTTAGCCAGTGAAATACAGGCAGTAGGTAAAGCAGACTGGGTGTTTGAAGAAATCGCGTTGCTAGGTGCAAAAAAACGAGCGCAAATGCCTGAAGACTTCGCATACCTACAAATTAAAAATAGCTGGCGTTTAAATGCAGAGCAGTTAACGGTTTTACAAGCGTTAGCTGCATGGCGCTTGAATACTGCAAGAAAGAAAGACTTAGCGCTTAACTTTGTGTTTAAAGAAGGGCACTTATTTGAAGCGGCACAGCGTTTGTCAGATAGCAAATCTGCATTATCTCGAATCAATGGTGTTAATCATCAATCGGTGCGCCGTTATGGCGATACCATTGTTGCAATTATTGAAGAAGCCCGTACTAAATTCGCGCAAACGCCTGAAAAGTTCAGGTTGCCTGTTGTACTGCGTCTAATTGATATTCCTAAATATAAAAAGACGCTGGCTGAGTTAAAGAGTGTTTCTGAGCAAATTGCTGATGAAAATGGTGTAAGTAGCGACGTTATTGCCTCTAAAAAGCAGTTAAATCAATTGCTAAAATGGTACTGGTTTCAAGTTGATGAAACGCGAGTGCAGGGGCTTAAGCCTGACGTGTTGTCTACGTGGCGAGCGCCGTTATTTCAACCTTATGTATCAAAACTGTTGGGCGATGCCCCATAA